The following are encoded together in the Eulemur rufifrons isolate Redbay chromosome 28, OSU_ERuf_1, whole genome shotgun sequence genome:
- the LOC138376572 gene encoding olfactory receptor 6C74-like codes for MGEARNRTAVQEFILEGFPAVQHLGNMLFLVHLLAYLASVMGNTLIITITWADHRLQTPMYILLRSFSFCECGFITTVIPKLLVIFLSGRQTIPFTDCLTQAFSFLFLGATIFFLMAAMSLDRYLAICKPLHYPTIMNLRVCFLLVVFCYALSFIVITGLFLKVSQLSFCGPNVIPHFFCDLGSLIHLSCSDTRSTEMLAFGLTSFILFASLMITIIAYSNIVITIMRLPLAKEQQKAFSTCSSHLIVLSLKYGSCVFIYVKPNQRDRLDSNREAALVNTVVTPLLNPIIYTLRNKQVHQALRDALSRVKLQ; via the coding sequence ATGGGAGAAGCAAGGAACAGAACAGCAGTCCAGGAGTTCATCCTGGAGGGGTTTCCTGCTGTCCAGCACCTGGGGAATATGCTGTTCCTGGTGCACCTGCTGGCTTACCTAGCCTCCGTCATGGGAAACACACTGATAATCACAATCACCTGGGCTGACCATCGCCTCCAGACACCAATGTATATTTTACTCAGAAGTTTCTCCTTCTGTGAATGTGGTTTTATAACCACAGTTATTCCTAAACTGCTGGTCATCTTTCTTTCAGGAAGGCAAACAATTCCCTTTACTGACTGTCTCACAcaagccttttcttttttatttcttggggCAACAATTTTCTTCCTCATGGCTGCCATGTCCTTGGATCGCTACCTGGCCATTTGCAAACCTCTGCACTACCCAACCATCATGAATCTGAGGGTTTGCTTCCTTCTTGTTGTCTTCTGCTATGCTTTGTCTTTCATCGTCATCACTGGTCTGTTCTTAAAGGTTTCCCAGCTGTCCTTCTGTGGTCCCAATGTCATCCCTCATTTCTTCTGTGATCTTGGCTCCTTAATTCATCTCTCCTGTTCTGACACCAGATCTACTGAAATGTTGGCCTTTGGCCTCACTTCGTTTATCCTGTTTGCATCCCTCATGATAACCATCATTGCGTATAGCAACATAGTCATCACAATCATGCGTCTCCCGTTAGCCAAGGAGCAGCAGAAAGCTTTCTCCACCTGTTCCTCCCACCTCATTGTCCTCTCTCTGAAGTATGGCAGCTGTGTCTTTATATACGTGAAACCAAACCAAAGGGACAGGCTGGACTCCAACAGAGAGGCTGCTCTTGTGAACACAGTGGTGACCCCCCTGTTGAACCCGATCATCTACACTCTGCGGAACAAGCAGGTTCACCAAGCTCTGAGGGATGCTCTGTCCAGGGTGAAATTGCAATAA
- the OR13A1 gene encoding olfactory receptor 13A1, which yields MKLWVEIHLIVLENPLIPRTMSNQTLVTEFILQGFSEHPEYQVLLFICFLSLYSVALTGNVLIILAIIFNPGLHTPMYFFLFNLATMDIICTSSIMPKALEGLVSEESSISYGGCMAQLYFLTWAASSELLLLTVMAYDRYAAICHPLHYSTMMSRAFCSMLAAGVWVLCAFNTAIHTGLMLRLNFCGPNVVTHFFCEVPPLLLLSCSSTYVNSVMIVLADAFYGILNFLLTIVSYGFIISSILKMHTAEGKQKAFSTCSSHLTVVCMYYTAVFYAYISPVSSYSAEKSKLAGVLYTMLSPTLNPLIYTLRNKEVKAALRKLFPYFRN from the coding sequence ATGAAGCTGTGGGTGGAGATTCATCTGATAGTCCTGGAAAACCCTCTCATCCCAAGGACCATGAGTAACCAGACCCTGGTAACAGAGTTTATCCTGCAGGGCTTTTCAGAGCACCCAGAATACCAGGTGCTCTTATTCATCTGTTTCCTCTCCCTTTACTCTGTGGCCCTCACAGGTAATGTCCTCATCATTTTGGCCATCATCTTCAACCCTGGGCTCCATACCCCCATGTACTTTTTCCTGTTCAACTTGGCTACTATGGACATTATCTGCACCTCTTCCATCATGCCCAAGGCCCTGGAAGGTCTGGTGTCAGAGGAGAGCTCCATCTCCTATGGAGGCTGCATGGCCCAGCTCTATTTTCTCACATGGGCTGCATCTTCTGAGCTGCTCCTGCTCACGGTCATGGCCTATGACCGGTACGCAGCCATTTGCCACCCCCTGCATTATAGCACCATGATGAGCAGGGCGTTCTGCAGCATGCTGGCCGCAGGTGTGTGGGTACTCTGTGCCTTCAACACAGCCATCCACACGGGGCTGATGCTGCGCTTGAATTTCTGTGGCCCTAATGTTGTTACCCACTTCTTCTGTGAGGTCCCTCCTCTGCTACTTCTCTCCTGTAGCTCCACCTATGTGAACAGTGTTATGATTGTCCTGGCTGACGCCTTTTACGGCATACTGAACTTCCTCCTGACCATCGTGTCCTATGGCTTCATCATCTCCAGCATCCTGAAGATGCACACTGCGGAGGGGAAGCAgaaagccttctccacctgctcGTCCCACCTAACTGTGGTGTGCATGTATTACACTGCTGTCTTCTATGCCTATATAAGCCCCGTCTCTAGCTACAGTGCAGAGAAGAGCAAGTTGGCTGGCGTGCTGTACACCATGTTGAGTCCTACCCTCAACCCCCTCATCTATACTTTGAGAAACAAGGAGGTCAAAGCAGCCCTCAGGAAGCTTTTCCCTTACTTCAGAAATTAA